In the Pseudomonas sp. ADAK2 genome, one interval contains:
- a CDS encoding transcriptional regulator, producing the protein MTTYNWDLIERLLHEVQHGEGSYTPRAYAEQYAAEKASEGEQTENLDHLKAVAGEYEKLLLERGYIEPRPEEQGGSGSNYILTPRGSSLLSLIDSSIPGNDHPRQVLDEQADALDEVTFDEVASKAQIA; encoded by the coding sequence ATGACAACTTATAACTGGGATTTGATTGAGCGCTTGCTCCACGAAGTGCAACACGGTGAAGGCAGCTACACGCCACGCGCCTATGCCGAGCAATACGCTGCGGAGAAGGCGTCCGAAGGCGAGCAGACTGAAAACCTGGACCATCTGAAAGCGGTGGCCGGCGAGTACGAAAAATTACTGCTGGAGCGCGGTTATATCGAGCCACGGCCCGAAGAGCAGGGCGGCTCTGGCTCAAACTACATATTGACGCCGCGGGGCTCGAGTCTGTTGAGCCTGATCGACAGCAGCATTCCGGGTAACGACCATCCACGGCAAGTGCTGGATGAACAGGCGGATGCGCTGGATGAAGTGACGTTTGATGAGGTGGCGTCGAAGGCGCAGATTGCTTAG
- the ptrR gene encoding putrescine utilization regulator PtrR — MEFSQLRIFQAVAQEGSITRAAERLHRVPSNLSTRLKQLEEQLGVELFLRERQRLQLSPAGKVLLDYTAKLFALHDEASAAVQGGQPAGDFVLGTMYSTAAIHLPGLLARYHRTYPAVNLQVQSGPSGELLEGLLTGRLDAALVDGPLELAGLDGVPLCDERLVLISEAGHPPILSALDVQGRSVFTFRQGCSYRMRLEAWFAHDHAAMGRAIEIESYPGMLACVIAGSGVALMSESMLASLPGRESVAVHPLAEPFASATTWLMWRKGMLGANLNAWLEQQQMVYPAVPSQALATA, encoded by the coding sequence GTGGAATTCAGCCAATTGCGGATCTTCCAGGCCGTCGCGCAAGAGGGCTCCATTACCCGAGCGGCCGAACGCCTGCACCGGGTGCCGTCGAACCTGTCGACCCGGCTGAAACAGCTGGAAGAGCAACTCGGTGTCGAACTTTTCCTGCGTGAACGTCAGCGTTTGCAGTTATCGCCTGCGGGAAAAGTCCTGCTGGACTACACCGCCAAGCTGTTCGCGCTGCACGACGAAGCCAGCGCGGCGGTGCAGGGCGGGCAACCGGCCGGCGACTTCGTGCTCGGCACCATGTACAGCACGGCCGCTATCCACCTTCCAGGCTTGCTGGCGCGCTATCACCGCACGTACCCGGCGGTGAACCTGCAAGTGCAGTCCGGCCCCAGCGGTGAATTGCTTGAAGGCCTGCTCACCGGGCGCCTCGATGCCGCACTGGTGGACGGCCCGCTGGAGCTGGCTGGCCTCGATGGCGTGCCACTGTGCGACGAGCGGTTGGTGCTGATCAGCGAGGCCGGTCACCCGCCGATCCTCAGCGCACTGGATGTGCAAGGGCGCTCGGTGTTCACCTTTCGCCAGGGATGTTCCTACCGGATGCGCCTGGAAGCCTGGTTCGCCCATGACCACGCGGCGATGGGGCGGGCGATAGAGATCGAGTCCTATCCGGGGATGCTCGCCTGCGTGATCGCCGGCTCGGGTGTGGCACTGATGTCGGAGTCGATGCTCGCCAGCCTTCCGGGCCGTGAAAGCGTAGCGGTGCACCCGTTGGCCGAGCCGTTTGCCAGTGCCACCACTTGGCTGATGTGGCGCAAAGGCATGCTCGGGGCGAATTTGAATGCGTGGCTGGAACAGCAACAGATGGTCTATCCCGCGGTGCCGAGCCAGGCACTGGCGACGGCTTGA
- a CDS encoding DMT family transporter, translating to MSASRRSADGFALQVMLGLCLIWGVQQVMIKWAAPDIAPVMQAAGRSGISALLVGLLICWKGGWDQVSHTWRGGLLAGALFGLEFFFISEGLQLTTAAHMSVFLYTAPIFTALGVHWLLPSERLRPVQWLGIFLAFVGIAIAFAGGVSWDNLDHRMLMGDALGVLAGASWGATTVVVRASRLSEAPVTLTLFYQLIVGFVGLLLIAVLSGQVTHVSLTTVAVASVLFQGLVVSFFSYLTWFWLLRRYLAANLAVFSFMTPLFGVTFGVVLLGEDLSLNFVIGAVLVLLGITFVSAEQWVRRRLRKALGQQ from the coding sequence GTGAGCGCCTCCCGGCGTAGCGCCGATGGGTTTGCCCTGCAAGTGATGCTCGGGCTGTGCCTGATCTGGGGCGTGCAGCAAGTGATGATCAAATGGGCGGCACCCGACATCGCGCCGGTCATGCAAGCCGCCGGGCGTTCGGGTATTTCGGCTTTGCTTGTAGGACTTCTCATCTGCTGGAAGGGCGGTTGGGATCAGGTCAGCCATACGTGGCGCGGCGGACTACTGGCCGGTGCGCTGTTTGGCCTGGAGTTCTTCTTCATTTCCGAAGGCCTGCAACTGACTACCGCAGCGCACATGTCAGTGTTTCTCTACACCGCGCCGATCTTTACCGCGTTGGGCGTGCATTGGCTGTTGCCGAGCGAACGTTTAAGACCGGTGCAATGGCTGGGGATTTTTCTCGCGTTTGTCGGGATCGCCATCGCGTTTGCCGGCGGTGTGTCCTGGGACAATCTTGATCACCGCATGTTGATGGGCGATGCGTTGGGCGTATTGGCCGGCGCTTCGTGGGGTGCGACCACCGTAGTGGTGCGCGCCTCGCGCCTGTCGGAAGCGCCCGTGACCCTGACCCTGTTCTATCAACTGATCGTCGGTTTCGTCGGCCTGTTGCTGATCGCGGTCCTTAGCGGCCAGGTCACCCATGTCAGCCTGACCACCGTCGCGGTGGCCAGCGTGCTGTTCCAGGGTTTGGTGGTGTCGTTCTTCAGTTACCTGACCTGGTTCTGGTTGTTGCGCCGCTATCTGGCGGCGAACCTGGCGGTGTTTTCGTTCATGACGCCACTGTTCGGCGTGACATTTGGCGTGGTGTTGCTGGGTGAAGACCTGAGCCTCAACTTCGTGATCGGCGCCGTGCTGGTGTTGCTCGGCATCACCTTTGTCAGCGCTGAGCAATGGGTGCGCCGTCGTCTGCGCAAAGCCCTCGGCCAGCAGTGA
- a CDS encoding IS110 family transposase, translated as MKFCGIDLHSNNSVVVVTDETDRVLVSRRCPNELTPILSLLEPHRAELVGVVVESTYNWYWLVDGLKAAGFEVKLAHPVAMKRYDGLKHQTTRMMRLSWRIRCDSGFYRPDTSTRRKNVRCEIWHENVFNWYAVGLSTFWRSRTSPHASSAMVSAVMKSKAFAPHLLTGWACQQMWLWR; from the coding sequence ATGAAATTCTGTGGCATAGACCTGCATTCGAACAACAGTGTTGTGGTGGTTACCGACGAAACGGATCGGGTACTGGTCAGTCGACGCTGCCCCAACGAGCTGACGCCAATCCTTTCGCTGCTCGAACCACATCGTGCTGAACTGGTTGGCGTCGTGGTTGAGTCCACCTACAACTGGTATTGGTTGGTCGATGGCCTTAAGGCGGCGGGCTTCGAGGTCAAGCTGGCCCACCCCGTGGCGATGAAACGCTACGACGGTTTGAAGCATCAGACGACAAGGATGATGCGACTTTCCTGGCGCATTCGCTGCGACTCGGGATTCTACCGACCGGATACATCCACCCGCCGCAAGAACGTGCGCTGCGAGATTTGGCACGAAAACGTATTCAACTGGTACGCAGTCGGACTCAGCACATTCTGGCGGTCGAGAACATCGCCGCACGCCAGTTCGGCCATGGTTTCAGCTGTAATGAAATCAAAGGCTTTTGCGCCACATCTGTTGACAGGCTGGGCCTGCCAACAGATGTGGCTTTGGCGATGA
- a CDS encoding TorF family putative porin, translated as MLKFSHFLLGSLLLSCSAAHAQIFQRELGDFDLKLGTTPSRSMAQGLVKPASTGSFHGGLDLSHDSGFYVGQWSPSAGLNPGSNLEIDSYMGFKQPFDRTLGYEVGMIHYSYPKVDTLDSQELFGGLTFLGSRFGAAFSNDSDKQNSTVFADLGGNQPFGIGISMKYTTHQLNAPVSVDGGMVGSFTDWSLQLSRAFMGVDLDLIYSDSNLSGSDCSAYSGHNSQCDGLVTLKAERAFY; from the coding sequence ATGCTCAAATTCTCCCACTTTTTGCTCGGCAGCCTGCTCTTGTCGTGCTCGGCCGCCCACGCGCAAATCTTCCAGCGCGAACTGGGTGACTTCGACCTCAAGCTTGGCACCACCCCCAGCCGCAGCATGGCCCAGGGGCTGGTCAAGCCTGCCAGCACCGGCTCATTCCACGGCGGCCTCGACTTAAGCCACGACAGCGGCTTCTACGTAGGCCAATGGTCACCGAGCGCCGGGCTGAATCCGGGCAGCAACCTCGAAATCGATTCCTACATGGGCTTTAAACAGCCTTTCGACCGAACCCTCGGCTACGAAGTCGGCATGATCCATTACAGCTATCCGAAAGTGGACACCCTCGATAGCCAGGAGCTGTTCGGTGGCCTGACCTTTCTCGGCAGCCGTTTCGGCGCCGCTTTCAGCAACGACTCGGATAAACAGAACAGCACGGTGTTCGCCGATCTGGGCGGCAATCAGCCGTTCGGCATCGGGATCAGCATGAAATACACCACCCACCAGCTCAACGCGCCGGTGTCCGTCGACGGTGGCATGGTCGGCAGTTTTACCGACTGGTCGCTGCAACTGTCCCGTGCGTTCATGGGCGTCGACCTCGACCTGATCTACAGCGACTCCAACCTCAGCGGCAGCGACTGCTCCGCCTACTCCGGGCATAACAGCCAGTGCGACGGGCTGGTGACCCTCAAGGCCGAACGCGCCTTCTATTGA
- a CDS encoding MFS transporter — MSPLIRLTASFIALMMAMGIGRFALTPQLPHLLSEGQIDLTAAGLIAAANYLGYFVGAVDAMFARRHHHVRLRLLGGLWLCVLLTLASFWANGFWSHLLLRFGTGVASAWVLVMITALSQPLAAAVGRPRLGALVFAGPGLGIFLTGLLALGSHLLGQTSATLWLVYAAVALVMLLGILPFLPQPTASVAAPTVTSSGNQGIGRLSVIYGLYGLGYIIPATFLSQMANAQFHGQWMADLFWPCFGLAAAIGVLLVSLRRHTLNATRHWLIATLWLQAAGVFACLLGSGPGLALGVLLCGTPFLACMQLVMQRSRELAPHATQRNAGLLTACFAVGQLAGPLLAASSSHFSGGLQPALIVAGSGLLIAGGLLLSPLTAGRGLCADDGAPIAQR, encoded by the coding sequence ATGTCGCCGCTGATTCGCTTAACCGCCAGTTTCATCGCCCTGATGATGGCCATGGGCATTGGGCGTTTCGCCCTGACGCCGCAACTGCCGCACCTGCTCAGCGAAGGTCAGATCGACTTGACTGCCGCTGGTCTGATTGCGGCGGCAAACTACCTCGGTTACTTCGTCGGTGCGGTGGACGCGATGTTTGCCCGCCGCCATCACCATGTTCGTCTGCGCCTGTTGGGTGGCTTGTGGCTCTGTGTGCTGCTGACCCTGGCATCGTTCTGGGCCAATGGCTTCTGGTCCCATCTACTGCTGCGCTTCGGCACTGGCGTGGCCAGCGCCTGGGTGCTGGTGATGATTACTGCGTTGAGCCAGCCACTTGCAGCCGCAGTCGGTCGTCCACGGCTTGGCGCGCTGGTGTTTGCCGGACCGGGTTTGGGGATTTTTCTGACGGGGTTGTTGGCCTTGGGCTCACACCTGCTGGGACAAACTTCCGCGACCTTGTGGCTGGTGTATGCCGCTGTCGCGCTGGTGATGTTGCTGGGGATTCTGCCGTTCCTGCCACAGCCGACTGCCTCGGTTGCAGCGCCGACCGTTACGTCATCGGGCAACCAGGGCATCGGCCGTTTAAGCGTGATTTACGGCTTGTACGGCTTGGGCTACATCATCCCGGCCACATTCCTCTCGCAAATGGCCAACGCGCAGTTCCACGGGCAATGGATGGCGGATCTGTTCTGGCCATGCTTCGGTCTCGCGGCTGCGATCGGGGTGCTGCTGGTGAGTTTGCGTCGACACACCCTGAACGCCACGCGCCATTGGCTGATCGCGACCTTATGGCTGCAAGCCGCCGGGGTCTTCGCCTGTTTGCTGGGCAGCGGCCCGGGCCTGGCGTTGGGCGTGCTCCTCTGCGGCACGCCATTCCTGGCCTGCATGCAATTGGTGATGCAACGCTCCCGGGAACTGGCGCCCCACGCCACCCAGCGCAACGCCGGGCTGCTGACCGCGTGCTTCGCGGTTGGTCAACTTGCCGGGCCGTTACTGGCCGCATCAAGCAGCCATTTCAGTGGCGGTTTGCAGCCTGCGCTGATAGTCGCCGGCAGCGGTTTGCTGATCGCCGGCGGTTTGCTGCTGAGCCCGCTCACTGCTGGCCGAGGGCTTTGCGCAGACGACGGCGCACCCATTGCTCAGCGCTGA
- a CDS encoding PA1414 family protein: MKEKIQNWLHDLGVALGLIEPPLQPVPIRTDDEQRRRQPRRR, from the coding sequence ATGAAAGAGAAAATCCAAAACTGGCTGCACGATCTGGGTGTCGCACTCGGTTTGATCGAACCGCCTCTGCAACCTGTGCCTATTCGCACTGACGACGAACAGCGCCGACGCCAGCCGCGCCGCCGGTAA
- a CDS encoding acyl carrier protein, with protein MKRAAVRAAVHRFISRLLEGRDDFDANTSLAQLGLDKEDIEELIFHLEDELGLTAFTAEEDQMLKNARTAEDLSRFLVRIGRD; from the coding sequence ATGAAAAGAGCCGCCGTTCGTGCTGCCGTGCACCGCTTTATCAGCCGCCTGCTGGAAGGACGGGATGACTTCGACGCCAACACCAGCCTGGCGCAGTTGGGGTTGGATAAAGAGGATATCGAAGAGCTGATCTTTCACTTGGAAGATGAGTTGGGGTTGACGGCGTTTACGGCGGAGGAAGACCAGATGCTCAAGAACGCCAGGACGGCGGAAGATTTGAGTCGGTTTTTGGTGAGGATTGGGCGGGATTGA
- a CDS encoding SDR family oxidoreductase, with protein MGRFTGKRILITGGTSGIGLAGAIRIVEEGGTVAVTGLSRAHLDDARRKLPAGALVFQNDASQPTAAEELANTVATLGGLDGLWLNAGYARVAGIEDTRFEFFDRMMNANARGPMLQIASLTNLLNPGASVVLTSSTSAYEAAPLASVYAASKGALVSMARCFAAAMGERGIRVNVLVPGPIESPFRSFMLEHMRKEFEEGVVNRLALKRMGTASEAAAVALFLLSDDAAYVTGSQYAVDGGLMMR; from the coding sequence ATGGGCAGATTTACCGGAAAACGCATTCTGATCACTGGGGGCACCAGCGGCATCGGGCTGGCGGGGGCTATCCGTATTGTGGAAGAAGGCGGAACAGTGGCAGTGACAGGGCTCAGCCGGGCGCATTTGGATGATGCCCGACGGAAGCTACCTGCCGGGGCCCTGGTGTTCCAGAACGACGCTTCACAACCGACAGCAGCCGAAGAACTGGCCAACACCGTCGCAACGTTGGGCGGGCTCGATGGACTATGGCTGAACGCCGGCTATGCGCGAGTCGCAGGGATCGAGGACACCCGCTTCGAGTTTTTCGACCGCATGATGAACGCCAACGCCCGAGGGCCGATGCTGCAAATCGCCAGCCTGACAAACCTGCTGAACCCAGGCGCCTCGGTTGTCCTCACTTCATCTACTTCTGCCTATGAAGCCGCGCCCCTGGCGAGTGTTTATGCGGCCAGCAAAGGTGCGCTGGTATCCATGGCGCGCTGTTTTGCGGCAGCGATGGGTGAGCGTGGTATCAGGGTTAATGTGTTAGTGCCGGGGCCTATAGAAAGCCCATTTCGGAGTTTTATGCTGGAGCACATGCGCAAGGAATTTGAGGAAGGCGTTGTAAACCGGCTGGCATTGAAACGCATGGGAACGGCGAGCGAAGCGGCGGCAGTGGCGCTATTTTTGCTTTCAGATGATGCGGCTTATGTTACTGGCAGCCAGTACGCGGTGGATGGGGGGTTGATGATGCGGTGA
- a CDS encoding DUF2177 family protein, with translation MKKAWFAYVSTLLAFLLLDGLWLGVLMAPTYSALLGPLMLDQPLLAPAAVFYLLYVFGCVVFVVLPALSWQRAARLGALLGVVAYGTYDLSNWATLQGWSAQLALMDMAWGTFATCVSCSVGYFVANKLTKAKL, from the coding sequence ATGAAAAAGGCGTGGTTCGCTTACGTCAGCACCTTGCTGGCGTTTCTCCTGCTCGACGGCCTCTGGCTCGGCGTGTTGATGGCGCCGACCTACAGCGCGCTGCTCGGCCCCTTGATGCTCGATCAACCGCTGCTGGCCCCGGCAGCGGTGTTCTATCTCCTTTATGTCTTCGGTTGTGTGGTGTTCGTGGTGTTGCCGGCCCTGAGCTGGCAGCGGGCCGCGCGCCTGGGGGCGTTGTTGGGGGTGGTGGCTTATGGCACTTATGACTTGAGCAACTGGGCGACGCTGCAGGGATGGTCGGCGCAGTTGGCATTGATGGATATGGCATGGGGCACTTTTGCGACGTGCGTGAGCTGTTCCGTCGGTTATTTTGTGGCGAACAAGCTGACGAAGGCCAAGCTATAG
- a CDS encoding LysR family transcriptional regulator, translating to MRGSEYAQLRAFVAVVEHGSFVRAAAHLGMSASALSQTIRQLEERLDVRLLNRTTRSVSPSDAGARLLLRLQPALNEVDAALAGVTQAPGTPSGRLRINAPRIAAIHYLAPLIGPFLNTYPGVSLDIVTDERLVDMVAGGFDVGIRLGESLDQDMIAVELSGHLEMMVVASPAYLEQFGTPHTPHDLGEHQCLSYRWPTDGSLYRWEFERAGERLAISVNGPLVVTEPEMLTRVTLEGAGIAYLFEHQVREHISAGRLVHLLQDWTPAFPGFYLYYPSQRQMAPALRAFLDFVKKPMPPDS from the coding sequence ATGCGAGGCAGTGAATACGCCCAGCTTCGGGCCTTTGTCGCGGTGGTCGAGCACGGCAGTTTCGTGCGGGCGGCGGCTCATTTGGGGATGTCGGCGTCGGCGCTGAGCCAGACCATCCGCCAACTGGAAGAGCGGTTGGACGTGCGCTTGCTCAACCGCACCACCCGCAGTGTGTCGCCGAGCGATGCCGGTGCGCGGCTGTTGTTGCGCCTGCAACCGGCGCTCAATGAGGTGGACGCGGCTCTGGCCGGGGTTACGCAAGCGCCGGGTACGCCCAGCGGCCGGCTACGCATCAATGCGCCAAGGATCGCTGCGATTCATTACCTGGCGCCGCTAATTGGTCCGTTCCTCAATACCTATCCTGGCGTGAGCCTCGACATCGTTACCGACGAACGTTTGGTGGACATGGTGGCGGGCGGCTTCGATGTCGGCATCCGGCTCGGTGAAAGCCTCGATCAGGACATGATCGCCGTGGAGTTGAGCGGGCACCTGGAAATGATGGTCGTGGCCTCACCGGCGTACCTCGAGCAATTCGGCACGCCGCACACGCCTCATGATTTGGGTGAGCATCAGTGCCTGTCCTATCGCTGGCCCACCGATGGCAGCCTTTATCGCTGGGAGTTCGAGCGTGCGGGTGAACGCCTCGCGATCTCGGTCAACGGTCCGCTGGTGGTCACCGAACCGGAAATGCTCACCCGTGTGACGCTTGAGGGCGCTGGTATTGCGTACCTGTTCGAGCATCAGGTTCGGGAGCACATCAGCGCTGGCCGGTTGGTCCATCTGTTGCAGGACTGGACGCCGGCCTTTCCCGGTTTTTACCTTTACTACCCGAGTCAACGGCAGATGGCGCCAGCGCTGCGGGCGTTTCTGGATTTTGTGAAAAAGCCGATGCCACCGGATTCCTGA
- a CDS encoding DUF6279 family lipoprotein — translation MSRWFKRVAILITITLALGACSRVGLAYRNLDVIIPWTLSDYLDMNGEQKGWFNERLKEHLSWHCTTQLPGYLDWLDRLQTMVETNQVTDDALKARTQEAKQAIAQTAREITPSAIELLQGLNDQQVAEMNDAFAKDQRKRQEDYLKPSLDQQIKDRGARMDKRLNDWLGPLSPTQQQRVMAWSNALGDQNQQWIANRVHWQKQFSAAVAQRQSPEFPQRIETLLVNRESLWTPDYRQAYANTEDQARGLLVDLMAESTPAQRERLLKKIDGVRKDFNDLKCLKAVKQE, via the coding sequence ATGTCGCGCTGGTTTAAACGCGTTGCCATCCTCATCACCATCACTCTGGCCCTCGGCGCGTGCAGCCGCGTGGGCCTGGCCTACCGCAACCTCGACGTGATCATCCCGTGGACGCTCAGCGACTACCTGGACATGAACGGCGAGCAAAAAGGCTGGTTCAACGAACGCCTCAAGGAACACCTGAGCTGGCACTGCACCACCCAGCTGCCGGGTTACCTTGATTGGCTGGACCGCTTGCAAACCATGGTCGAGACCAATCAGGTCACCGACGACGCGCTCAAGGCCCGAACTCAGGAAGCCAAGCAAGCCATCGCCCAGACTGCCCGGGAAATCACCCCGTCGGCCATCGAGTTGTTGCAGGGGCTGAATGACCAGCAAGTAGCGGAGATGAACGACGCCTTCGCCAAGGACCAGCGTAAACGCCAGGAGGACTACCTCAAACCATCCCTCGACCAGCAAATCAAGGATCGTGGCGCGCGCATGGACAAACGCCTGAACGACTGGCTCGGCCCGCTCAGCCCCACCCAGCAGCAACGGGTGATGGCCTGGTCGAACGCCCTGGGCGATCAAAACCAGCAATGGATCGCCAACCGCGTGCATTGGCAGAAGCAGTTCAGCGCGGCCGTCGCGCAGCGCCAGAGTCCAGAATTCCCACAACGAATCGAGACGCTTCTGGTCAATCGCGAGAGTTTATGGACACCGGATTACCGCCAGGCCTACGCCAATACCGAAGATCAGGCTCGCGGATTGCTGGTGGATTTGATGGCCGAGAGCACGCCGGCTCAACGCGAGCGGTTATTGAAGAAGATCGATGGGGTCAGGAAGGATTTCAACGATTTGAAATGTTTGAAGGCGGTGAAGCAGGAGTAA
- a CDS encoding DUF899 domain-containing protein, with protein MNIQNHPVVSREEWLAARKQHLAHEKAFTKERDKLSAERRALPWVKIDKDYRFQGPNGELKLADLFGDHSQLVIYHFMFAKGWDEGCPGCSFLSDHIDGANQHLAHHDVAVVAVSHAPLAEFQAFKRRMGWKFDWVSSEGCDFNYDFGVSARAEDLAAGTATYNYEKSDWPEEELPGLSVFYRNEAGDIFHTYSTYERGLDMLVGAYNYLDLTPKGRNEEEIMEWVKHHDKYEDGGASSCCHGG; from the coding sequence ATGAACATTCAGAATCATCCCGTCGTATCGCGAGAAGAATGGCTCGCTGCCCGCAAGCAACACCTGGCCCACGAAAAAGCCTTCACCAAAGAGCGCGACAAACTCAGCGCCGAACGCCGCGCCCTGCCCTGGGTGAAGATCGACAAGGACTACCGCTTCCAGGGCCCAAACGGCGAACTGAAACTGGCCGACCTGTTCGGCGACCACAGCCAACTCGTCATCTATCACTTCATGTTCGCCAAAGGCTGGGACGAGGGTTGCCCCGGCTGCTCGTTCCTCTCCGACCACATCGACGGCGCCAACCAGCACCTCGCTCACCATGACGTGGCGGTGGTGGCGGTTTCCCACGCACCATTGGCCGAATTCCAGGCCTTCAAGCGGCGCATGGGCTGGAAATTTGATTGGGTATCGTCGGAAGGTTGCGATTTCAACTACGACTTTGGCGTGTCGGCCCGAGCCGAAGACCTCGCCGCCGGAACGGCTACCTACAACTACGAAAAATCCGATTGGCCCGAAGAAGAACTCCCCGGCCTCAGCGTGTTTTATCGCAACGAAGCCGGCGACATTTTCCACACCTACTCCACCTACGAACGGGGTCTGGACATGCTGGTCGGCGCCTACAACTACCTTGACCTGACACCCAAGGGCCGCAATGAAGAGGAAATCATGGAGTGGGTGAAGCATCACGACAAATATGAAGACGGGGGGGCGTCCAGTTGCTGTCATGGGGGATAG
- a CDS encoding CvfB family protein yields MALVGRYNSLQVVKHTNFGLYLDGGADGEILLPNRYIPKDIPSEDEDWLNVFVYLDSDDKLIATTETPKVQVGEFASLKVVEVNSIGVFLDWGLPKDLLLPYSEEKRQMTAGEYVVVHVYLDKHTRRITATARLDRYLDKTPANYTPGQEVDLLVAEATDMGFKAIINNKHWGLIHKNEIFKFMRAGKEEKGFIKEVRTDGKISLSLQPVGEEAATSLNSKILAKLRDNNGTLPISDKSDPTLISSMFGVSKGNFKKAIGALYKNGQIVIHADRIELS; encoded by the coding sequence ATGGCTTTAGTCGGGCGCTACAACAGTTTGCAAGTGGTTAAACACACTAACTTCGGTTTATATCTGGACGGTGGCGCGGATGGCGAAATTCTTTTGCCTAATCGTTATATCCCTAAAGATATTCCCAGCGAAGATGAAGATTGGCTCAACGTTTTTGTTTATCTGGACAGCGATGACAAACTCATCGCAACTACCGAAACGCCGAAAGTTCAGGTCGGTGAATTCGCCAGTTTGAAAGTCGTTGAAGTCAACAGCATCGGCGTGTTCCTTGATTGGGGTCTGCCGAAGGATCTGTTGCTGCCGTACTCCGAAGAAAAGCGCCAGATGACCGCCGGCGAGTACGTCGTGGTGCACGTTTACCTCGACAAACACACCCGCCGTATCACCGCGACCGCGCGTCTGGACCGCTACCTGGACAAGACTCCGGCCAACTACACCCCGGGCCAGGAAGTTGATTTGCTGGTGGCCGAAGCAACTGACATGGGCTTCAAGGCGATCATCAACAACAAGCATTGGGGCTTGATCCACAAGAACGAAATCTTCAAGTTCATGCGCGCCGGTAAAGAAGAGAAGGGCTTTATCAAAGAAGTCCGTACCGACGGCAAGATCAGCCTGAGCCTGCAACCGGTCGGCGAAGAAGCCGCCACCAGCCTGAACTCGAAGATCCTCGCCAAGTTGCGCGACAACAACGGCACCCTGCCGATCAGCGACAAGAGCGATCCGACCCTGATCAGCAGCATGTTCGGCGTCAGCAAGGGCAACTTCAAGAAGGCCATCGGCGCGTTGTACAAGAATGGCCAAATTGTCATTCATGCCGATCGCATTGAACTAAGCTGA
- a CDS encoding MBL fold metallo-hydrolase codes for MKIVSRDQWFEVKNLADGIRLIHEPYIRPFYRCNLWHIQGRDKDLLLDSGSGLVSLREQLPWITERPLVAVASHCHFDHIAGHHEFPERLVHPAEAQILAAPDGENTLSTAFVGDEMFEAHPDCPLCYAEYRVKAAPATGMIEEGDVLDLGDRVLQVLHTPGHSPGGISLYEAATETLFSGDIIYDGPLIEDAYHSNLDDYARSLQRLRALPIRTVHGGHFGSFSGEHLRTMIDEWQRCHG; via the coding sequence ATGAAGATTGTTTCTCGCGATCAGTGGTTCGAAGTGAAAAACCTGGCCGACGGCATTCGCCTGATTCACGAGCCTTACATTCGGCCCTTCTACCGCTGCAACCTCTGGCACATCCAGGGCCGCGACAAGGACTTGCTGCTGGACAGCGGCTCAGGGCTGGTGAGCCTGCGCGAACAATTGCCGTGGATCACCGAGCGACCGTTGGTGGCGGTGGCCAGTCATTGTCATTTCGACCACATCGCCGGGCATCACGAATTCCCTGAACGGCTGGTGCATCCGGCTGAAGCGCAGATCCTCGCCGCGCCCGATGGCGAGAACACCTTGAGCACGGCGTTTGTCGGCGACGAGATGTTCGAAGCGCACCCGGACTGCCCGTTGTGCTACGCCGAATACCGGGTCAAAGCCGCGCCGGCCACCGGGATGATTGAGGAAGGTGATGTGCTGGACCTGGGTGATCGCGTGCTGCAAGTGCTGCACACGCCGGGGCATTCGCCGGGCGGCATCAGCCTGTATGAAGCCGCGACCGAAACCCTGTTCAGCGGCGACATCATCTACGACGGACCGTTGATCGAAGATGCCTACCACTCCAACCTCGACGACTACGCCCGCAGTTTGCAACGCTTGCGCGCGCTGCCGATCCGCACGGTGCATGGCGGGCATTTCGGCAGTTTTTCCGGGGAGCATTTGCGCACGATGATTGACGAGTGGCAGCGCTGCCACGGCTGA